From Anthonomus grandis grandis chromosome 21, icAntGran1.3, whole genome shotgun sequence, one genomic window encodes:
- the LOC126748095 gene encoding uncharacterized protein LOC126748095 translates to MISMNIDTSDGIVNGATGILRQIDYDQNKVPYRVWMEFFDSKSGKECRKRNESLRKSMYLSPTWTPIERAARAVKVQKGSNVHVERLQFPLLISEGITIHKSQGATYEQVAVHIGKGMTRTSTYVACSRATKLSGLYIIGKFKAPKPATEKDAAYKELVNMQENKLLTSNYNTQYLNDSNVKYIIAYQNVQSLPKNLNFIKNNPIFKDAHFLIFVETWLYKNKKNIKLNDFEVFANLSNDRPVSKPFGIICFKKKKVSAKIKSVKKYTKDFSGIVFQAITFYLNEIYVIAVYIPPKLSIVQAKLCFEDIIDQQSDILIIGDFNQDIINQNENGLKNYLISKSLSCKLSIGESTTKSKTQIDWLFSNFNNLSYNIYNTVYSHHKSLVVSIYNKGFIPKQLNQNVDNNKPFTKE, encoded by the exons ATGATTTCAATGAATATAGATACCAGTGATGGGATAGTAAATGGTGCAACAGGTATCCTACGGCAAATAGACTATGACCAAAATAAAGTTCCATACAGAGTGTGGATGGAGTTCTTTGATTCCAAGTCAGGCAAGGAATGCCGAAAGAGAAACGAGTCCCTTAGGAAGTCTATGTATTTATCACCCACTTGGACACCCATAGAAAGAGCTGCCAGAGCTGTTAAAGTTCAAAAAGGCAGCAATGTTCACGTTGAGCGTCTTCAGTTTCCTCTTTTAATCAGTGAAGGAATTACAATCCACAAAAGTCAAGGTGCCACCTATGAACAAGTAGCTGTTCACATTGGTAAGGGAATGACGAGAACCAGTACCTATGTTGCTTGTAGTCGGGCCACAAAGCTAAGTGGCCTCTACATCATTGGTAAGTTTAAGGCCCCTAAACCGGCAACCGAAAAGGATGCTGCTTATAAAGAACTggtaaatatgcaagaaaacaaGCTTTTAACATCCAACTATAACACTCAGTACCTTAATGATTCTAATGTCAAATACATTATTGCTTACCAAAATGTGCAAAGTCTTccaaaaaatctcaattttataaaaaataatcccatttttaaagatgcacatttcctaatttttgttgaaacctggttatataaaaacaaaaaaaatataaaattaaatgattttgagGTGTTTGCCAACTTGAGTAACGATCGACCTGTAAGTAAACCCTTTGGCATAatttgtttcaagaaaaaaaaggtaTCAGCAAAAATAAAGTCAGTGAAAAAATACACCAAAGATTTCTCTGGTATAGTTTTTCAAGCAATCACATTTTACTTGAATGAAATTTATGTCATAGCAGTTTATATTCCCCCAAAATTGAGCATTGTACAAGCTAAACTATGTTTTGAAGACATTATTGATCAACAAAGTGATATACTAATCATTGGtgattttaatcaagatattattaatcaaaatgaaaatggtttaaaaaattatttaatatctaaaAGTTTAAGTTGCAAATTGAGTATTGGCGAATCAactacaaaatcaaaaactcaaattgattggctttttagtaattttaataatttaagttacaatatttataatactgtTTACAGTCACCATAAATCTCTAGTGgttagtatttataataaaggtTTTATTCCGAAGCAGCTAAATCAGAACGTTGATAACAATAAACCATTCACAAAAG AATAA